In a genomic window of Chloroflexota bacterium:
- a CDS encoding integrase core domain-containing protein, producing PEFTAKAVRKWLNRVGVKTLFIEPGSPWENGYVESFNSKLRDELLNGEIFTTLTEAKVLIEQWRRGYNQVRPHSAKGYRPPAP from the coding sequence CCCGAGTTTACCGCGAAGGCGGTGCGTAAGTGGTTGAATCGAGTCGGAGTGAAGACTCTGTTTATTGAACCCGGTAGCCCGTGGGAGAACGGTTACGTCGAATCATTCAACAGTAAACTGAGGGATGAATTACTGAATGGTGAGATCTTCACAACCCTGACCGAAGCGAAGGTATTGATTGAGCAATGGAGAAGGGGGTACAATCAGGTGAGGCCGCATAGCGCCAAGGGCTACAGGCCTCCGGCACCTTGA